The following nucleotide sequence is from Megalops cyprinoides isolate fMegCyp1 chromosome 19, fMegCyp1.pri, whole genome shotgun sequence.
TGAACTGCCTGCGCCACCCCAAGTTGGTGCAGTGCCTGGGGGCCTATGATAACAGCTCTGAGCTGGTCATGGTCCTGGAGTTGTAAGTAACTGAGCATGGTCCTGCTGGGGACATTGTTCTGCAGAGGAGCTCGCTTGAGATTCACTGGACAGGATAGTCTGGTCTCTTCTGATCTGTGCTTCGGCAGTGAATGAGAGGGAAGGATCTTTGAGCTGTGGTTCCGCAGAGATAGAAATCACACTCTGAATGCAGTTAATGGATTTCAGTGCTCAGAAATATAAAACTGTCGCACAATCGCATGCTGTAAATTATTCGCTCATTCCTTTTATGTTTCCGTTAAATTACCTTCGAATTTTTTCTTGAACACATTCAATGTGTCACTTAAAATGTACAGGTGGTTTTTCCCTCGTTCATACATTTGGGTTTTAGCTCGAAGGCCGTTTTGTGTCTGAGAAAGCAGTGCCGTGGCAGGGCCCCGTCGGCTGACTGCCCGCTGCGTTGCGTCTCTCTGCAGCATTGCGGGCGGGGAGCTGTTCGAGCGCATCGTGGACGACAGCTTCGAGCACACGGAGACCTCCAGCGTGCACTACATGCAGCAGATCCTGGAGGGCATCCAGTACATGCACAAGCAGAGCATCGTGCACCTGGACCTCAAGCCGGAGAACATCGTGTGCGTCAACAAAACCAACACCCTCATCAAGATCATCGACTTCGGCCTGGCCAGCAAGATGGGTGAGAGCGGTCTCCGGGTTTGGTTAGTGGCATTTAGGAATCTGGCAGCCTGTTATGAGGCAAATGGGTCTGCCCAGTAGTTGCTCCAAAGTGGACAGGCCATCATGAGAACAATTACCCTGTCCTGTACATTCCTGCAGCTGCACACCACCACTGCTTTCTTCTCATAATCATGGTCATTTATTGACTGTAATCCTGTAAATAGTCTGAGTGTATGGTATTATTTTTGTAGCTATTGCTTCTGTCCATCGTTGTTCATCCGGTTTGACAGCTCTAGTGCTCAAAGGTGCTTTAATGAATCAAACATTGATTTTAACCAGTGCTCTTACCTGTGTTGTTTGCTGTGTCGTGTGTTTGCCATGTTGTCATCATGATAGGCTGACAAACATGTAAGCATTActttaaatactgtatacagCAGGTTATGACCTAGAGTAGTTCTCAGATGAGAAAAattaacatacaaaaatattgtatttttgtcacTCATTTTATATGGCAGTAATTTTGGTTTTGTATTGCAATTTCCTTTGATGAAATGTaccaaaatgaaaacttttgcCACAGTGCCAGGACCACCTGTATAGCAGGTGTCTCATACCACATGTGTCTCATATGGTATGATATGGATGTCTCTCTCGTTCCCAGACCCCAACACTCCTCTGAAGGTGATGCACGGAACTCCAGAGTTTGTGGCACCGGAGGTGATTAACTTTGAGCCAGTGGGACTGGCCACTGACATGTGGAGCATTGGAGTCATCTGCTACATCCTGTGAGTACAGTGCCCAGTCTCATACTCTGCTGTCTTGTCACTGAGGGTTGGCAGTCTTCACATGCTACTGACTGTGTGGTAAGCATGTCATCTCTGGACATGGGGGCCACCTACTGGTTATactttgtcattgtttttccatGGAGTTCAGAATTTCAAAATGTGCTTCTGGGATTTCTTGTTTCTCAGATGGGCTTggaacaatatttaaaatttaatccAAGAAAACTGATAGTGAAATAACCAATGGTCAATGATATAATTGGTTGAATGTAGGTTTCATAGTATTATCATCACATTATAAGAAATGTGGTACAAAGAATGCGTCCTTGCAAACTAATCAAGAATATTAGggaaccacaaacaaaaaaggcaattaaGTAAATAATTACTTGCATAAAGTATATCGACTAGAAATGTGATGCAAGCCAAATGTGATCTGAGCCAGGAAGAGAAGGCTCTATCACAGTGTTATTTCTATTTTCCTGTTTCctacatttttcacacatacaatgctgttgtttttctgcatcATAATTATAGATGGATTCATTTGCTGTGGCCTGAAGAAAAGCTACATGGGTTCAGggtgatgatttttttcccttctgtcctttttttcctcaggctCAGTGGGGTGTCCCCATTCCAGGGTGAAAGTGATGCAGAGACCCTTGCCCTGGTGACCTCCGGTCAGTGGGACTTTGAGGAGGAAAGCTTCACTGAGATCACAGACCAGGCCAAAGACTTCATCAGCGCCCTCCTTAGAAAGGACACAAGGTCAGACTGTAGGCATAGGTGCAAGCTGCGGTGCATCTTTCTACATTACACGCCACACTACACTCTTGCTTTCTGTGAGAGACTGACTGTGAGCTGCCTCAAATCCCCATTTCCCTCCTGTCCCTCAGGCTCAGACTTTCCTGTACCGCCGCCCTGGCCCACCCCTGGGTGGCCGCCTTCAATTCGGCCGACCCCCGCACCACCAAGACCCTCTCTAAGGATAAGATGAAGAAGTACCTGGCCAAGCAGAAATGGAAGGTACACAGGCCTGCTGGAGTATGGATTAGCAAATCAGATGTGGAACAATTTGGTAGCAGGTTCAAAGTCCGAGTAGGACGTTGTTGTTGTACCCTCAAGCAAAATACTTAATCTGAATtggttcagtaaatatccagctgtacaggcTAATGTTATGTGAACGTCAGCTaatcaaatgaatgataaaGTAATGTTACACTATATGGTTACCTGTTGaacttttaaactgaaattctgGAACCAGAACTTTTGGCTTTGGGTGTAATGTTTTTTAGCtcaattttttcctttttcagggAAGCCTTTGTGCTTATCAAAGATCAGTTGACCCAACTCTAATCCTAACACCAACTATTTGTAAAAGCTTAATGTTTTCCACAGTCAATGTTTTGAGCCACTATTCATGCCATTGAGGCATCTCTGATTCCTTGTAGCTCTCATTacagtttctctctccttccctctccagAAAGCAGGGAAGGCTCTGCTGGCACTGAAGAGGATGGCTCTGCTTTCCAACAAATCCGAAGCACCTGACTCCCCCAGTAGCCCAGGTCAGCTTCACAATTCCTGTGTCCAGCTTTCATAAGAAAAATTAGATAAACCATGCAGGAAGttcatttttggaatttttatttCTCGCTCATGTGACGACTACCATGCTCTCCTGCTTCAGACTCCAGCCAGAGCCCTGAGACTGAGAAGGCCTTGCAGTCTCTGGAGGAGAAGTTGTTGAGCAAGCCTCAGTTCCGCCCTGCCCTGAGGAACCTGGCCCGGCCCAGGGGCTCCACAGCCCGCCTCTTCTGTCAGATTCAAGGTACAGTGCTGCAGACCTTAGGCCACTGTGTGGGCCTGAAGAATAATGAATAGAGAGAACGAGAACGAGAGTGAATAGTGAGAATAGTGAAAGATCCACGCTGTGGGACCTGGGCTGAGCACAGCGAGAATGAGTTCCGAGCATCTCATAATCTTCAAATGTGTGCAGATAGCATGGTTCAGTAATTCTGTTGATGCTTGAAAGACAACACTCTTTTAAGGAAACAAATCTTGGGTTCATCTCCATGTGTAGGAGCTAATTTCACAGTCAGTTTTAGATTTTAATCTGCTGTCATGCTCTCATAATAACAGCTGTGTGTATGGTCTGGAGcttggagtgtgtgtgagagcctgATTTTGCATACAGATGCAGTGTTAcacacgaccccccccccccccccccccgcacaggGTACCCTGACCCAGAGGTGGAGTGGCTGAGGGACAGTGAACCCTTGGAGGAGTCGGCCCGTGTGCACATCGAGTACGAGGAGGACGGCCGCTGCACCCTGGTCCTGTCCCAGGTGGTGCCGGAAGACTCCGGGTGGTACACCTGCAAGGCATTCAACAGCCAGGGGGAGGTGCAGTGCTCAGCCAAATTTACAGTGCAGCGGTAGACTGTGGACGCTGACAAGCCTGTAGGAAAATACATATTAATGCACTATGTCAATAATTCTATAGTGCTCTCAACTGTCCTTTATTACTTCCTGTTCAAAGATGCTGAAACTTGCTAATCACAGTTAATCTTTCATAATCTCTGTccatttcaaatactgtataatGGCTTCTAACATAAAACCTATATGGTAATACAGTCAAGGACATTCTGACTGATTGGGTGTAAGAGAGAAGTAGGTAGAGAATCAGCTGTGGTTGCAagcttttttcatattaatgtttGGTAGTATGTTTGATTGTAGAAACAAAAGTTTCTGTCACCTGTCAAACTATCAATTTAATTTTAACCACGGGGGGGTTCATGTTTTTCACATGTGTTTCTCAGTGGTATCCTTGGCAACTTCACCTTCTAATCAGAGCTCTGAGAATAGCAATTTCTCAGCGAGATACTACTGAAAACTACTGAACTAAATTATTCACATAATCActcattgtcttttgttttaCTTGCCATTTAACCTAGTTGTTCCCCAAATGGTCACAAGGTGGCAtacatttcctcatttttgttGCAGGCAAGGTGTCAGTGTTGAACTTGGATCAGTGTCAGCTTTCTTCACACAATTGTTGAGGGTAGAATAATGGTTGAATAAGGTGACCTTGGATCGACTCTCTAGGACAGTATGTACCCACAGCATTCATTAAATCTTTAAACCCGGATGTGTGaatatgatgaaatgtaattgcCACATGACCATCAACAATGGCCTGGGAGCTGATAAACTGATAGAAAGAATGAAGTTTTCATTAGCAGCTACTGATATGTCCATAGACATTCAGCCTTATATTTATAGCAGTATGGGAGCAACTCAGCATAAGTAACTCTACTCAAAACTTAACTGTAGCGCCTCACAAATATTCATTGTTGTGAACTTTGTTGTGCAAAATTCAATCGACTGTCATTTGTTCATGTGAGGTACAAACGGTCTTTTGCCAGTTTGCTTAGTATTCTTGAGTAAATATGAAGATACAAACCAGAATATGTTAATTTTTGAATACAAACgaacattttgacattaaattCCATTCAGTCTTTCCACGCCAGTAGATAGTTCAGTATCAGACAATGCAGAGCCAAAAGTCACAGTTAATGATGTGCTTCTTCTTTCTGTTAAGCTCTCCCATGTGCTGTCTTTGgcagcatttgcatttgcttcCTACCAGACATACAAGGTCATCTTCTGTCTGTGGTTATATTAAAGCACTGACATTAAAAGTTCTGTTGGGTCACCAACAGAATGTAAGTGTTGTATCGTGCctctgaataaaatgaaaatgctaaaaCATGGCAagtctgtgctgttttcacagatcAGCAGGATCAAGAATCAAGCTCCATCCTCTGAATTCCTACACAATTTTAGTAAATGCATCTCACACTCCTAAGTGCACTGTATACTTGATCATTAATTCTCGTAACTTTTCAGTTATTGAGTTTGTCATGCTGAGAAAGACTTCACTTTTGCTCTTGAAAGAGGGGGAATATATCACCATTTGCTGGTATGCCTGTTGCCCTGCTATAACCCTAACCTTTGAGGGTCTGGGTTACATCTGCACTGTGTTCCCAGTCCCTGGTCTTATTTTAGCCCTTGGCTTGTGAAGAGTCCTTGTTGTAGGATGACCTGGGAAAGATACTGTGCACTCAGAGTCTCCCCTTTCACCCCTGGAAAGCACAGATGATCTTCCCTCATCCCCCCATACTAGAGCAAGCAGTTAGGATCACTGTCTCATGCTTGCTGGATTGGCCCATTTTGTAATGCTGTCATGATAAAGATGAGCAGAGGTCTAGGGTTAATCTTTGATTTAATGGTTAAtgcaaaaacattgcaaaacCCTTGAATTTGCTACGTCATTTTCCTTGTTGGCTTTATTTGCAGTAACTACTCTGTTGGATTTCGTAGGTTTACCTTGTTTAACCATTcaacactgaagcacacacGTTAAATTATATGCAGACTATTGTGCAAACAAATGACTGCATTTCCAGTTTTATTTCCTTGTGGATATGGAGAGATATTTTGTAGACAATGTAGCCTTCAAATGaaatcttaacattttattagattaaaaggaaattatttcaTGGAATGACCTATAATCTTACAATTTGCTAAGATCAATGGTGGTCAATCATTTACCAATGAATCAGCTATTGATCATAGGTCACTCTCCCTGCAGACCCatgtgtgtgtagctgttgCGTAATTGCAGGTCATATGAGTTTGCAGAACTGGCTCACCCAGACATAATTAGCCCAAAGGTAAGAGGTTATGCCTTTCAGcactgatcctagatcagtcTGTATCTAATATGGCTGAGTAGGTTGATCCTTTATCATTTGTCAATGGCACTAGGTGGACAAAGGATGACTGTTAAGGGCTTTCTTAGTCAGGTTAACAGTAGCAGTTTctattaattaaataattattaaataatctATTAAATAATTTCTATTGTACTACTGCATTGTGGTAAACTTCCCAAGCCCAGAGGACATTAAGTATTCATACATTTATCAACTGAATGaccaaaaaatacagatttaaaaaaaatattaaatttattgcccgcaaacacatacagaagTTAACAGTTCTtggaaacacaacagaacatcTTGGATAAATTATTTGGTCAGATCAAATTTCAGAACACCACTGTTAAATAAGTATTACTCTTCAACCCTAACATTAAACAGTTTTTTCAtcctcaaaataaaaacagtatatACATTCAAGTAAATGAAGCcctggtgaaataaataaataaaacgtgATCTCCAATCATTTGTGCAACGAGCAGCAATAAAGGTCCAGCGGAAAACGTGGACGGGTTGAAGGTGAAGACCCAGTCTTCTGCCTAGCACCGACGTGGGGGTAGGTGGTGACGTATTGTTGGGCAAGAGAAGGTTTGATTGGTTGAGTCCATTGTGAGACAAAGCAGGGGAGGGGCTTCATGCCACCTTCCTCCTCACTGATGCCGTCTTCCTGATGGGGATGTTTGGCCTGTACAGTTTGGCGGCCTGTTTCTCGAAGGAGTTGACCATCTGCTTGATCACCTCGTCGAAGAACATGGTCACCAGCTGAGAGTGCAACAAGGACTTGAATTCAAAGGACACCTGGAGGCACAAAAAAGTGCTTTagctgaatgttgttttttaaaaccaGTTCAATCCCCCCTCCCGCGAAGCAGTTAAAACCCTTAAACTCATCTTCttatattttccaaataaaacagTCCTGTCAATGGACAGAGTAGCTTGGTGGGATGTGTTCATGAACCCCCTCCCTTTCAATCCGAGTGTTCATCCCATTAAAAGGCACCCTAAACAATTCAATGAATGGCCACCATCATCTACAAAATCCTCTGCTTCCACAGAGTTAATCTGGACGGGCTTTTAGGTCACGGAAACCCTGCCAACACTGTCGTGTGAACATGACCTCAGGCCAGCTATTTCAGGAGCTCCAGAATCAAACATGGCCCAGTAAAAATAGGATCCTAATTGGATTCACTTAACACTTCCTGCAGGGAAGAAGAATTTCAGCTGTTGAGGAAAACCCCCAGCCTACAGTTCAGCTGAGGGGGAGCTCAGATCCTCTTTTGATTTAAGTGGCAGAGGGGTACAATTGTGGTGCTTACATAGAAATCCACATTGCAGGAGTCTGGCTGGTCTGGAGCTGCAGGGGCAAACCTCCACACTGTTTCCAAATGGTTAAAGAGGGATCCATCTGTGCACACTGCCTgcaacatcaacacacacaacTCATAATTCAGCAGGGATTTCACATATTTTCGCTTATAAATTTCTCTGAACATACCCACTGTGGTGCTTTATACATAGTGTTTAATGTTTAGCAATGCCATGCAGTACTTTGATACGGAAATAGAAGCCTCACCCTGACTTGATGATCTGGCACGACGGTGATTTCGGAAGTGTAGCGCTCCACGATGGGGGGGAAGCCGATCTCCAGTTCGGCCCTGATGTCCCCATTATGCCTCTTTGTCATCCTAGACCTTTTGCACCAGGGCACAAACTGCTGGTACTGGTCCACATTGGCCACTAAATTATACATCTGCTCTGGAGAGTACCTACATGCACAAAAAgccacacaaaagcacattagCATACTGTAATAACACGAAACTAAAGTACATCAGAAGATAAATAATAGAGGTCCACTTAATGAGCTACAGACATTTTGTCCTGATTTCATCTGTtcaatgtttgcattttcaatatGCCTAAACTGCTTATGGATACAATCAGGCAACATTTTTCTACATGACCTTTAAGTGTCTCAGTGAATGTAGGGCTATCTGTAGGAAAGGCATCTTTTTGAGGCAGGATTTAAATGAAATAGAATTCCTCTCTAATGAATAGCTATGGCTGGTCATATGGCTGGTCTGCTTACCTAATAAACTGGAGCAGGGTAAGATTCTAGATTTACAGGTGGTGATTTGGAATACTAAATCTTGCACATGGGTCCTTTACATGCAGTCAGCAGCATGTCACCCAGGATAACCATAGCCATAACAACTCCTTCATACTGCTACCACTTAACCCCTTTTCAGACTCTGCAACAGTGCGACTTAATCCGGCGCTGCCAGAGGTGAGCTCCAGGCTTGCCAAACACGACAGGGGATCTTTCACCGATTCCCATTAGGACCCGGGACTCACCCGAGAGTCCGGCTCTCGGAGTACTCTGTCCTGCGGGCGACGAGCGGGACGGCCAGGTTGATGAAGCTGCGGCTGGGCGTGCAGAGCGGGGCAGCGGGGAACAGGGGCTGAGGCCCGGGGAGCCGGGTTGCCAGGATGCCACAGGAGGCCAGGTGTCTGAGGGCACAGAAAGCAAAGCGTCAGCACTGCCTTCGATGACCAGCACTTACAATATCaggtattttctttttcaaccaATGGATACTTGATTGAGATCTGTGTCAAGAACAAAGgcacatatttaaaaagcttCTCTAGAATTACTGTGAATAGAGGAAAGTAGCGTCAACAAAAAAAGGGATGCCAAGGTTACTTCAAGGTAACTGATTTTAAGGGCACCTACAGCTATTCTAGGAAGAATGACTGGTGGTATAACTTATTAgggtcttttaaaatgtgttcctgGCCAGagctcaaaatgtattttatgttttcatggaAAAGTTGACAGATTCTGAAAAACTGTATCTGCATAGATTCTGTATCTATAAATGCTTGATATATCTATATAAACATTGTCTGGATTTTATTTCCAGACTGATAGACCCAGTGGTTCTTTTAAAACAGATAGATCATTACTTCTCTGTGGATCTCTGTGTTAAACAAACTGGCACAACCAAAAACTGACACCAGCAGTCACTCCCAGTTTTAACTTCATATTATAACTAAAAGGCAGCTTTTCCGGTACCAGCAAAGCATTAACTCCAAGAGCAAAATGAGGCCAACCAGTTGTACAGAAACTATTTCAGACAACAGGAAGTACCGGTATTCCTCTGAACTGCTATGTGAAGTGCTCACAACGAGTTTTCCATGTTCACCTTTTTGAAGACGACCCAAAAGTGACAGCTTGATTTAGGTCTGTGGGATTACTCCAATGTCTAATCTACCTAATGTGACAAGTTACGGCACAC
It contains:
- the si:ch73-141c7.1 gene encoding coenzyme Q-binding protein COQ10 homolog, mitochondrial translates to MANKTAPLFLKALEMTEVHSSKLLKGNPSRTHIRHLASCGILATRLPGPQPLFPAAPLCTPSRSFINLAVPLVARRTEYSESRTLGYSPEQMYNLVANVDQYQQFVPWCKRSRMTKRHNGDIRAELEIGFPPIVERYTSEITVVPDHQVRAVCTDGSLFNHLETVWRFAPAAPDQPDSCNVDFYVSFEFKSLLHSQLVTMFFDEVIKQMVNSFEKQAAKLYRPNIPIRKTASVRRKVA